In one window of Chitinophagales bacterium DNA:
- the accB gene encoding acetyl-CoA carboxylase biotin carboxyl carrier protein: MDLKQIHELIKIINKSNIGEISIEDKDGKVTIKQKDEKVVQVAAAPQVYNVAPAAAPVSAPASAPAAAAPAAPAAASAASTDNYVTIKSPMIGTFYRRPSPDKPIFAEVGDEVAPGKVVCIIEAMKLFNEIESEVKGKIVKVLVEDASPVEYDQPLFLVDPA; encoded by the coding sequence ATGGATCTTAAGCAAATTCACGAACTGATCAAAATCATCAACAAGAGTAATATTGGTGAGATTAGTATAGAAGACAAGGATGGCAAAGTAACCATCAAGCAAAAAGATGAGAAAGTAGTTCAGGTAGCAGCAGCACCTCAAGTATATAATGTGGCACCGGCAGCAGCGCCAGTATCTGCTCCTGCATCGGCCCCTGCAGCTGCAGCTCCGGCAGCACCAGCAGCCGCTTCTGCAGCCAGCACAGATAATTATGTAACTATCAAAAGTCCGATGATTGGTACTTTCTACCGTCGTCCAAGTCCTGATAAGCCCATCTTCGCGGAAGTAGGTGATGAGGTTGCACCTGGTAAAGTAGTATGTATCATTGAGGCAATGAAACTCTTCAATGAAATAGAAAGTGAAGTGAAGGGTAAGATTGTAAAGGTATTGGTTGAAGATGCCAGTCCTGTTGAGTACGATCAACCGCTCTTCCTGGTAGATCCTGCATAA
- a CDS encoding DUF4198 domain-containing protein, giving the protein MKKGFLLFIISVTAFASIAHEFWLQPQRFHYQPGETAVLSIRVGENFHGEPWGNNGSLVAASKHIQPSGNIADLLKAYSDKQGDSISVTLNEAGTHLITLQTKNKFIQLKPTEFAAYLKEDGLQLASDYRAKNKELDKDGKEFYQRSVKTIVQAGNSISNACLQQTGLPLDIVPTIHPYTNPKENTYTIYFQGKPLDGALVKSWVKGQDTKMTEQLSNAKGQVRFQQSIQPTMISCVHMVRLPEGQEADWQSYWASLTFYTGGRQPAK; this is encoded by the coding sequence ATGAAAAAAGGGTTCCTCCTCTTCATCATCAGTGTTACAGCCTTTGCAAGTATCGCCCATGAGTTCTGGCTACAACCACAACGCTTTCATTATCAGCCGGGTGAAACAGCTGTACTCAGCATCCGAGTAGGCGAAAACTTCCATGGAGAACCATGGGGAAATAACGGTTCTCTGGTTGCTGCCTCCAAACACATCCAACCTTCAGGAAATATTGCTGATTTGTTGAAAGCCTATTCTGACAAACAGGGCGACTCTATTTCAGTTACCCTGAACGAAGCCGGTACACACTTGATTACGCTGCAAACAAAAAACAAGTTTATCCAACTGAAACCAACGGAGTTTGCCGCATACCTGAAGGAAGACGGCTTACAATTGGCCAGTGATTATCGTGCAAAAAACAAAGAATTGGATAAGGATGGTAAGGAATTCTACCAACGCAGCGTGAAAACCATTGTTCAGGCAGGTAATTCTATTTCTAATGCCTGTTTGCAACAAACCGGATTACCCTTAGATATTGTACCCACAATTCACCCATACACCAACCCCAAAGAGAATACCTACACCATCTATTTTCAGGGCAAACCTTTGGACGGGGCACTGGTAAAATCTTGGGTAAAGGGTCAGGATACCAAGATGACGGAACAACTGAGCAATGCCAAAGGGCAAGTGCGGTTTCAGCAAAGTATTCAACCAACCATGATCAGTTGCGTACACATGGTTCGTTTGCCTGAGGGGCAGGAAGCCGACTGGCAGAGTTACTGGGCGAGTCTTACCTTCTACACCGGCGGCAGACAACCCGCCAAATAG
- the accC gene encoding acetyl-CoA carboxylase biotin carboxylase subunit, whose product MFKKILIANRGEIALRVIRTCREMGIKTVAVYSTADKDSLHVKFADEAVCIGKPQSADSYLNIPRIIAAAEITNADAIHPGYGFLAENANFSQICEDSGIKFIGPNARMINAMGDKITAKETMIKAGVPVVPGSGGLLKDFDEAKSVAKTIGYPVMLKATAGGGGKGMRVVHSEEELERAYNSAKAEAGAAFKNDGMYMEKFVEEPRHIEIQVAGDRYGRVCHLSERDCSIQRRHQKLVEESPSPFMTPELRHQMGEAAKKAAAAIGYESVGTIEFLVDKHRNFYFMEMNTRIQVEHCVTEEVTNFDLIKEQILIAAGREISGKDYEPAMHAIECRINAEDPYNDFRPSPGKITVLHQPGGHGIRIDSHVYAGYVIPPYYDSMIAKIIAVARTREEAIDTMYRALSEYVIEGVKTTIPFHLQLMQNEDFRKGNFTTKFLETFTLK is encoded by the coding sequence ATGTTTAAGAAAATATTGATTGCCAACCGTGGCGAAATCGCGCTTCGTGTTATTAGAACTTGTCGCGAAATGGGCATCAAAACGGTGGCTGTATATTCTACTGCAGATAAAGACAGCTTGCATGTAAAATTTGCTGATGAAGCAGTTTGTATTGGTAAGCCTCAAAGTGCAGATAGTTACCTGAATATCCCACGCATCATTGCTGCAGCGGAAATTACCAATGCAGATGCGATTCATCCAGGTTATGGTTTTCTTGCCGAGAATGCTAATTTCTCTCAGATCTGTGAAGATTCCGGTATTAAGTTCATCGGTCCTAACGCTCGTATGATTAACGCCATGGGCGATAAGATTACTGCTAAAGAAACCATGATCAAAGCAGGTGTACCTGTTGTACCAGGCAGCGGTGGTTTGTTGAAAGATTTTGATGAGGCCAAGTCGGTAGCAAAAACAATCGGCTATCCGGTTATGCTGAAAGCAACTGCCGGAGGTGGTGGTAAAGGTATGCGTGTAGTACACAGCGAAGAAGAATTAGAACGTGCTTATAATAGTGCTAAAGCCGAAGCCGGTGCAGCATTTAAGAACGATGGCATGTACATGGAGAAATTCGTGGAAGAGCCTCGTCACATTGAGATTCAGGTAGCAGGCGATCGTTACGGTCGTGTTTGTCACCTAAGTGAGCGCGATTGTTCTATCCAGCGCCGTCACCAGAAATTGGTGGAAGAATCTCCTTCACCATTCATGACGCCTGAACTGCGCCACCAAATGGGTGAAGCTGCCAAGAAAGCAGCAGCTGCAATCGGATATGAAAGTGTGGGTACTATCGAGTTTCTGGTAGATAAGCACCGCAATTTCTATTTCATGGAGATGAATACCCGTATTCAGGTAGAACATTGCGTTACGGAAGAAGTAACCAATTTCGATCTGATTAAGGAACAGATATTGATTGCGGCAGGCCGCGAAATCAGCGGTAAAGATTATGAGCCTGCAATGCATGCGATTGAATGCCGTATCAATGCAGAAGATCCATACAATGATTTTAGACCTTCACCCGGTAAGATTACGGTATTGCATCAGCCTGGGGGACACGGTATTCGTATCGATTCACATGTGTATGCAGGTTATGTGATTCCACCTTACTACGATTCCATGATTGCTAAGATCATTGCGGTAGCGCGTACACGCGAAGAAGCCATTGATACGATGTATCGTGCACTGAGTGAGTATGTGATTGAAGGTGTGAAGACAACCATTCCTTTCCACTTGCAATTGATGCAGAATGAAGATTTCCGCAAGGGTAATTTTACAACAAAGTTTCTGGAGACTTTCACATTGAAGTAG
- the sucD gene encoding succinate--CoA ligase subunit alpha has product MSVLVNKNSRIIVQGFTGTEGTFHATQMIEYGTNVVGGVTPGKGGSTHLDKPVFNTVADAVKQTGADVSIIFVPPAFAADAIMEAAEAGIGLVVCITEGIPVQDMVRVKNYLQGTNTRLIGPNCPGVITAGEAKVGIMPGFIFKPGRIGIVSKSGTLTYEAADQVVKAGLGITTAIGIGGDPIIGTPTVEAVKLLMDDPDTDGIIMIGEIGGGMEAEAARWLKDNMRKPVVGFIAGQTAPPGRRMGHAGAIIGGADDTAEAKMKIMAECGIHVVASPADIGKTMAAALKK; this is encoded by the coding sequence ATGTCTGTATTAGTGAACAAGAACTCCCGCATCATCGTACAGGGTTTTACCGGTACGGAAGGTACTTTCCATGCCACCCAGATGATCGAGTACGGAACGAATGTAGTGGGTGGTGTTACACCCGGAAAAGGCGGTAGCACCCACCTGGATAAGCCTGTATTCAATACTGTAGCTGATGCTGTGAAGCAGACAGGTGCTGATGTGAGCATCATCTTTGTACCACCCGCTTTTGCTGCAGATGCCATCATGGAAGCTGCTGAAGCCGGTATTGGTCTGGTGGTATGTATTACTGAAGGTATTCCTGTGCAGGACATGGTTCGCGTAAAGAACTACCTGCAAGGCACAAATACTCGTTTGATCGGACCAAACTGTCCTGGTGTGATCACAGCAGGTGAAGCCAAAGTAGGTATCATGCCGGGCTTTATCTTCAAGCCGGGCCGTATCGGTATCGTATCTAAGTCTGGTACTTTAACCTATGAAGCAGCTGATCAGGTAGTAAAAGCTGGTTTGGGTATCACTACTGCCATCGGTATTGGTGGTGACCCAATCATTGGTACACCTACTGTGGAAGCAGTAAAACTGTTAATGGATGATCCTGATACAGACGGTATTATCATGATTGGTGAAATTGGTGGTGGCATGGAAGCTGAAGCTGCTCGTTGGTTGAAAGACAATATGCGTAAGCCTGTAGTTGGTTTCATCGCAGGCCAAACAGCCCCTCCAGGCCGTAGAATGGGCCACGCAGGTGCCATCATTGGTGGTGCTGATGATACTGCTGAAGCGAAGATGAAAATCATGGCTGAGTGCGGTATTCATGTAGTAGCTAGTCCCGCTGATATTGGCAAGACCATGGCTGCAGCTTTGAAGAAATAA
- a CDS encoding NAD(P)/FAD-dependent oxidoreductase produces MAKKVAIIGAGPAGLTAAYLLGKAQQEVVVFEKDPQYVGGISRTETYKGYAFDIGGHRFFSKSKEVEDFWTEILGDEMLERPRSSRIYYNKKFFSYPLVAMEALQKLGIIESALCVLSYLQAKAFPVKNPTNFEDWVTNQFGKRLFNIFFRTYTEKVWGIPCKEISADWAAQRIKGLSLSSAIWNALFKPKASGGKDKVIKTLIDSFRYPKRGPGLMWETCRDKCIAMGVQVEMNCGVKGVHQQDGKWSITTTDGRTFEGFDHVLSSAPIRELIPSIQPQLEASGYQAAQKLGYRDFLTVVLICKDEDAFDDNWIYIHDPSVKVGRIQNFKSWSPYMVPDPSMACYGLEYFCFEGDGLWTSKDEDLIALATKEMVQIGLTKASAVVDGYVVRQPKAYPVYDHTYKENVEAIREALKPYPGIYLMGRNGMHKYNNQDHSMMTAMLAAKNIIAGEELYDVWNVNEDAEYHEGGLRGEEDTEKVVGRLVPKRVQ; encoded by the coding sequence TAAGGCACAGCAGGAAGTAGTGGTGTTTGAAAAAGACCCGCAATATGTAGGTGGTATCTCCCGTACCGAAACCTACAAAGGCTATGCATTCGATATCGGCGGTCACCGCTTTTTCTCTAAGAGCAAAGAAGTAGAAGATTTCTGGACAGAGATCCTTGGCGATGAAATGCTGGAGCGTCCGCGCAGTTCACGTATTTATTATAACAAGAAGTTCTTTTCCTACCCATTGGTAGCAATGGAAGCCCTACAAAAACTGGGGATCATTGAAAGTGCATTGTGCGTACTCAGCTACCTACAAGCCAAAGCTTTCCCTGTAAAGAATCCAACCAATTTTGAAGATTGGGTTACCAATCAGTTTGGTAAAAGACTCTTCAATATTTTCTTCAGAACCTATACAGAGAAAGTATGGGGTATTCCTTGTAAAGAGATTTCTGCCGACTGGGCAGCACAGCGTATCAAAGGACTTTCACTCAGCAGTGCTATCTGGAATGCGCTGTTTAAACCCAAAGCAAGTGGTGGCAAGGATAAAGTGATTAAGACACTCATTGATTCTTTCCGTTACCCTAAACGTGGCCCCGGTTTGATGTGGGAGACTTGTCGCGACAAGTGTATTGCCATGGGGGTACAAGTGGAAATGAATTGCGGCGTTAAAGGTGTGCATCAACAAGATGGCAAATGGTCCATCACCACAACTGATGGTAGAACTTTCGAAGGCTTTGATCATGTATTGTCTTCTGCACCAATTCGTGAGTTGATTCCAAGCATTCAGCCACAACTGGAAGCCAGCGGTTACCAAGCTGCACAGAAGTTGGGTTACAGAGACTTCTTAACCGTGGTGCTGATTTGTAAAGACGAAGATGCATTTGATGATAACTGGATTTATATCCATGATCCTTCCGTGAAAGTGGGCCGTATTCAGAACTTCAAGAGCTGGAGCCCTTATATGGTGCCAGACCCTTCGATGGCTTGTTATGGACTGGAGTATTTCTGTTTTGAAGGCGATGGCCTTTGGACGAGCAAGGATGAAGACCTGATTGCACTGGCCACCAAAGAAATGGTTCAGATTGGTTTAACCAAAGCATCTGCAGTAGTAGATGGTTATGTGGTGCGTCAGCCAAAAGCTTATCCGGTGTACGATCATACTTACAAAGAAAATGTAGAAGCCATTCGTGAAGCGTTAAAGCCTTATCCGGGTATTTACCTGATGGGCCGCAATGGTATGCACAAATACAATAACCAAGATCATAGTATGATGACGGCTATGTTGGCTGCGAAGAACATCATTGCCGGCGAAGAATTGTATGATGTTTGGAACGTAAACGAGGATGCGGAATACCATGAAGGTGGCTTGCGCGGCGAAGAAGATACAGAGAAAGTCGTTGGTCGTTTAGTACCAAAGAGAGTTCAGTAG
- the efp gene encoding elongation factor P — protein sequence MATTSDISRGMVLKLDGSLYSVVEFGENKTARAAAKVWAKLKGVDNNRTIEKTWNSGETIFPVRVEKKAFQFLYKDESGYNLMNNETFEQIAVAEEMIDAPQFLKDGSEVFVLINTETEQPIGAELPEKVVMKITYCEPGLKGDTATRALKPATVETGATVNVPLFVNDGETIRINTKTGEYVERVKE from the coding sequence ATGGCAACAACATCAGATATCAGCCGTGGTATGGTACTCAAACTCGACGGCAGCCTGTATTCAGTAGTGGAATTTGGTGAAAACAAGACTGCCCGCGCAGCAGCTAAGGTTTGGGCCAAGTTGAAAGGGGTGGACAATAACCGTACTATCGAGAAAACCTGGAATAGTGGTGAAACTATTTTCCCTGTGCGTGTAGAGAAGAAAGCGTTTCAGTTCTTGTATAAGGATGAAAGCGGCTATAATTTGATGAATAACGAAACTTTCGAACAGATTGCTGTAGCTGAGGAAATGATTGACGCACCTCAGTTCCTTAAGGATGGTAGTGAAGTTTTTGTGCTGATTAATACGGAAACAGAGCAGCCTATTGGTGCTGAATTGCCTGAAAAAGTGGTGATGAAAATTACTTATTGTGAGCCAGGATTAAAGGGTGATACTGCTACCCGTGCATTGAAGCCGGCTACTGTAGAAACAGGCGCAACCGTTAACGTTCCCCTCTTTGTGAACGATGGTGAAACCATCCGTATCAATACAAAGACAGGTGAATACGTAGAAAGAGTGAAGGAATAA
- a CDS encoding FAD-binding oxidoreductase, producing the protein MRKVDFLLIGQGIAGTFLSYYLKEAGYEVLVIDQFNPSSSTQVASGVINPVTGRQVVTTWLADEVLPFAWDAYQRMGAAIGQQVIEQSNILAFPPSEQMMQGYQNKLQEANAYVRSTEDSYQNYFHYRHGVVEIAPAYLIDLHALLKGWRNYLCKTNSLIEESFDEAAVQKTDNDIIYAGTITAKHIIYCNGVHAYQSQYWQNLPHSLNKGEALIAAIPDLPVHRIYKFGITTLVPWDEGLWWVGSSYDNRFTDAQPSTLFRERKEAELQQILKLPYQIVDHIASIRPATVERRPFVGMHPQHAPVGIFGGMGTKGCSLSPFFAKAFADYFQYQIPLHPAADVQRFQKILSR; encoded by the coding sequence ATGCGTAAAGTGGATTTTCTATTGATTGGTCAGGGTATTGCCGGTACATTCCTGAGTTATTATCTAAAAGAAGCAGGATATGAGGTGCTGGTGATTGACCAATTCAATCCAAGCAGTTCTACGCAGGTTGCCAGTGGTGTGATCAATCCCGTCACAGGCCGACAAGTCGTTACCACTTGGTTGGCAGATGAGGTACTGCCCTTTGCATGGGATGCTTACCAAAGGATGGGCGCAGCCATTGGTCAACAAGTCATTGAACAAAGCAATATCCTCGCCTTTCCGCCTTCTGAGCAAATGATGCAAGGCTATCAAAACAAACTACAGGAAGCAAATGCATATGTGCGCAGTACAGAAGATAGCTATCAAAATTATTTCCATTATCGCCACGGCGTAGTAGAAATCGCACCTGCTTATTTAATCGACCTGCATGCTTTGTTAAAGGGTTGGCGCAACTATCTATGCAAAACAAATTCACTTATCGAGGAAAGCTTTGATGAAGCTGCGGTACAGAAAACCGATAATGACATTATATATGCAGGCACCATTACTGCAAAGCATATCATCTATTGCAATGGCGTACATGCTTATCAATCCCAGTATTGGCAAAACCTGCCACATAGTCTCAACAAGGGTGAGGCCTTGATTGCAGCGATTCCAGATTTACCCGTGCACCGCATTTATAAATTTGGCATCACCACATTGGTGCCTTGGGATGAGGGACTCTGGTGGGTAGGAAGCAGCTACGACAATCGTTTTACAGATGCTCAACCTTCTACCCTGTTCAGAGAACGCAAAGAAGCTGAGCTGCAACAAATACTTAAACTGCCTTATCAGATTGTAGACCACATTGCATCAATCAGGCCAGCAACTGTTGAGCGCAGACCATTTGTGGGCATGCATCCACAACATGCACCTGTAGGTATATTCGGCGGCATGGGCACCAAGGGCTGTTCCCTTTCCCCGTTTTTTGCCAAAGCTTTTGCAGATTACTTCCAATACCAGATACCCCTCCACCCCGCCGCAGACGTGCAACGTTTCCAGAAAATTTTAAGCCGCTGA
- the aspS gene encoding aspartate--tRNA ligase, whose amino-acid sequence MYRTHTCGELHIQDAGKTITLAGWVQTVRKFGAITFVDLRDRYGITQLLFGEELNARLDEQPLGREFVLQVSGVVSERSNKNPQLPTGDIELIVSDFNILNKSAVPPFTITDETDGGDDLRMKYRYLDLRRNAVKKNLELRYAVNRSARNYLHENHFMDIETPFLIKSTPEGARDFVVPSRMNPGQFYALPQSPQTFKQLLMVSGYDRYYQIVKCFRDEDLRADRQPEFTQIDCEMSFVEQEDILNMFEGLVKRIFKDVKGIDYTEAVQRMSWEDAMWQYGNDKPDIRFGMQLTNLKYPAHTFPNRTDISNLINGANFGVFDNAETVIAIAVPGCSEYSRKQIDEITEWVKRPQIGMQGLVNIKVNTDGTYKSSVDKFYDETRLKAIAEAVGAKAGDLILILAGAEERTRKAISELRLEMGKRLGMRKDDEFKLLWVLDFPLFEYDADENRWVARHHPFTSPKPSDIEVMINNEPRIANAAEYLKHPYANIKANAYDMVLNGNEIGGGSIRIFQRELQEKMFAALGMSDEEALHKFGFLLGAFEYGAPPHGGIAFGFDRLCSILGGSESIRDFIAFPKNNSGRDVMLDAPSTIDQKQFDELQIQLNLK is encoded by the coding sequence ATGTACAGAACGCATACCTGTGGTGAATTACACATTCAGGATGCCGGCAAAACCATTACCCTTGCCGGCTGGGTACAGACCGTGAGAAAATTTGGCGCCATCACATTTGTGGACTTGCGCGATCGCTATGGTATTACCCAATTGCTCTTTGGCGAAGAATTGAATGCCCGTTTAGACGAGCAACCGCTTGGTCGCGAGTTTGTATTGCAGGTGTCTGGTGTTGTAAGTGAACGCAGCAACAAGAATCCGCAATTGCCTACAGGCGATATCGAGCTTATTGTTTCGGACTTCAATATTCTGAATAAATCTGCAGTACCTCCATTCACCATTACCGATGAAACCGATGGTGGTGATGACCTGCGCATGAAATACCGCTACCTCGATTTACGCCGTAACGCTGTGAAGAAAAACTTAGAACTGCGTTATGCCGTGAACAGAAGTGCTCGCAACTACCTACATGAAAATCATTTCATGGATATTGAAACACCCTTCCTGATCAAATCAACACCGGAAGGTGCGCGCGACTTTGTGGTGCCCAGCAGAATGAACCCGGGCCAGTTTTACGCCTTACCACAATCGCCACAAACCTTCAAGCAATTGCTGATGGTGAGTGGTTACGACAGATACTACCAGATTGTGAAGTGCTTCCGCGATGAAGACCTGCGTGCAGACAGACAGCCTGAGTTTACGCAGATCGACTGCGAAATGAGCTTTGTTGAGCAAGAAGACATCCTCAATATGTTTGAAGGATTGGTGAAGCGCATCTTCAAAGATGTAAAGGGTATTGATTACACTGAAGCTGTGCAGCGCATGAGCTGGGAAGATGCCATGTGGCAATACGGTAATGATAAACCGGATATCCGCTTTGGCATGCAGCTTACTAACCTGAAATATCCGGCACACACATTCCCCAACAGAACCGATATCAGCAACCTCATCAACGGCGCCAATTTTGGCGTGTTTGATAATGCTGAAACAGTAATTGCCATTGCTGTTCCCGGTTGCAGCGAATACAGCCGCAAGCAGATTGATGAAATCACCGAATGGGTGAAGCGTCCGCAGATTGGTATGCAGGGATTGGTGAATATCAAAGTAAATACTGACGGAACTTATAAGAGCAGCGTAGATAAATTCTATGACGAAACCAGATTGAAAGCCATTGCTGAAGCAGTAGGCGCCAAAGCCGGCGATTTGATTTTGATTCTTGCCGGTGCAGAAGAAAGAACACGTAAAGCCATCAGCGAACTGCGCTTAGAAATGGGCAAGCGTTTGGGTATGCGCAAGGATGATGAATTCAAGTTATTGTGGGTATTAGACTTCCCATTGTTTGAATACGATGCTGATGAAAACAGATGGGTAGCGCGTCACCATCCTTTCACCTCGCCCAAGCCAAGTGATATTGAAGTGATGATCAATAATGAACCACGCATTGCCAATGCGGCTGAATACCTCAAGCATCCTTATGCCAATATCAAGGCCAACGCTTATGATATGGTATTGAACGGCAACGAAATTGGTGGTGGTTCTATCCGTATTTTCCAGCGCGAACTGCAGGAGAAAATGTTTGCTGCACTGGGCATGAGCGATGAAGAAGCCCTGCATAAATTTGGTTTCTTACTCGGTGCGTTTGAATATGGCGCTCCGCCACATGGTGGTATTGCTTTCGGTTTCGACCGACTCTGCTCTATCCTCGGCGGCAGTGAAAGCATTCGCGATTTCATCGCCTTCCCGAAAAACAATTCAGGTAGAGATGTAATGTTAGATGCACCAAGCACCATTGATCAGAAACAATTTGATGAACTGCAGATTCAACTGAACCTGAAATAA
- a CDS encoding replication-associated recombination protein A has product MNSTPLAERLRPSSLSALAGQTHLTGEGSVLRKAIEQERIPSMILWGPPGTGKTTIANIIAHTLAVPYFQLSAISSGVKEVREVIEQAKQVDAAILFIDEIHRFNKGQQDALLGAVEKGTITLIGATTENPSFEVNSALLSRCQVYVLKALDEGDLINLLNDAITKDAWLQAQQVTLQETDALIRISGGDARKLLNLFELVVQSANTQPVTITDALVMQVAQKKIAIYDKQGEQHYDIISAFIKSMRGSDPNGAVYWLARMIEGGEDVKFIARRMLIFASEDVGNANPNAILLANACFDAVSKIGYPESRIILSQCATYLASSPKSNAAYEAIGAALSAVHQKGDQPVPLHLRNAPTKLMKDMQYGKDYQYSHLGEGNFIEQEYLPDGLKGTRFYNPGNNARENELRKFLRERWKDKYGY; this is encoded by the coding sequence GTGAACAGCACACCGCTTGCAGAGAGATTAAGGCCTAGCAGTTTATCGGCTTTGGCCGGACAAACACACCTCACCGGTGAGGGCTCTGTATTGCGTAAAGCCATTGAGCAGGAGCGCATTCCATCCATGATTTTATGGGGACCTCCCGGCACAGGCAAGACCACCATTGCCAATATCATTGCGCACACTTTAGCAGTTCCCTATTTTCAACTGAGTGCCATCAGCAGCGGTGTAAAAGAAGTACGCGAAGTGATTGAGCAAGCCAAACAAGTAGATGCAGCCATTTTATTCATTGATGAAATTCATCGTTTCAATAAAGGACAGCAAGATGCTTTATTAGGTGCAGTAGAAAAAGGCACCATCACATTAATTGGTGCCACCACAGAGAATCCTTCCTTTGAAGTGAACTCAGCCTTGCTCAGCAGATGCCAAGTGTATGTACTCAAAGCATTGGATGAAGGCGATCTTATTAATCTGCTGAACGATGCCATTACCAAAGATGCATGGTTACAAGCACAACAAGTAACACTGCAGGAGACAGATGCATTGATTCGCATCTCCGGAGGTGATGCACGCAAACTGCTCAATTTATTTGAACTCGTCGTACAATCAGCCAATACGCAACCTGTGACCATCACAGATGCATTGGTGATGCAAGTAGCGCAAAAAAAGATTGCTATTTACGATAAGCAAGGCGAGCAACATTACGATATCATTTCAGCTTTCATCAAAAGCATGCGCGGCAGCGACCCCAATGGTGCAGTGTATTGGTTGGCACGCATGATCGAAGGTGGGGAGGATGTAAAATTCATCGCTCGCAGGATGTTGATTTTTGCTAGTGAAGATGTGGGCAATGCCAACCCAAATGCCATACTCTTAGCCAATGCTTGCTTCGATGCAGTAAGCAAAATTGGTTATCCGGAATCACGCATCATATTATCCCAATGTGCTACTTATTTGGCATCCTCTCCAAAAAGCAATGCTGCTTATGAAGCTATTGGTGCAGCACTAAGTGCTGTACATCAAAAAGGGGATCAGCCAGTGCCCTTACACTTACGTAATGCGCCTACCAAACTCATGAAAGACATGCAGTATGGTAAAGATTACCAATACTCCCACTTGGGCGAAGGCAATTTTATTGAGCAGGAATATTTGCCCGATGGTTTGAAAGGCACTCGCTTCTATAACCCAGGCAATAATGCCAGAGAAAATGAACTGCGCAAATTTCTCCGCGAACGTTGGAAAGACAAATATGGTTATTAA